Proteins co-encoded in one Stomoxys calcitrans chromosome 5, idStoCalc2.1, whole genome shotgun sequence genomic window:
- the LOC106083745 gene encoding ER membrane protein complex subunit 7 homolog, which produces MTKYNMKIRYLLQLLALIVLLGLVKGDITTQDELVDEVSGLYTIEGKVYPPEAQQMSYNPNAAPNNKWQIDTVLNINGGEYKGFIREDGSFIISSVPSGSYVVEIVNPDYYYEPVRVEINPKGKFRARKVNYIQPSQIVQVHYPLKLKALTRFKYFQTREQWKITDFLFSPMVLMMVLPLLLMWVLPKMVNDPETKKELENMQFPKMNNDMPEISEMITSLFTGGAKPQEKEKKPTSNTKQTKKRNQ; this is translated from the exons ATGACAAAGTACAATATGAAAATAAGATACCTTCTACAGCTTTTGGCTCTTATTGTCCTATTAGGATTGGTCAAGGGAGATATTACAACACAGGATGAGCTGGTG GATGAAGTTTCCGGTTTATATACAATTGAGGGCAAAGTTTACCCACCTGAGGCCCAACAAATGAGCTACAATCCCAACGCTGCGCCCAACAACAAGTGGCAAATAGACACTGTTTTGAACATAAATGGTGGCGAATACAAAGGTTTCATAAGGGAAGATGGATCATTTATCATTAGCTCTGTGCCCTCGGGCAGTTATGTTGTAGAAATTGTCAATCCTGACTATTACTATGAACCCGTGAGAGTGGAAATAAATCCTAAAGGTAAATTCCGCGCTCGCAAAGTGAACTATATCCAACCGTCCCAAATTGTACAAGTGCATTACCCATTGAAGTTGAAGGCATTGACCCGCTTTAAATATTTCCAAACTCGTGAGCAATGGAAG ATAACCGATTTCCTTTTCAGCCCCATGGTTTTGATGATGGTCTTGCCACTGTTGTTAATGTgggttttgccaaaaatggtcaATGATCCAGAAACCAAAAAAGAATTGGAAAATATGCAATTCCCCAAGATGAACAATGACATGCCAGAAATAAGTGAAATGATCACCTCGCTTTTCACCGGTGGTGCAAAACCACAGGAGAAAGAGAAAAAACCAACCTCTAATACAAAACAAACTAAGAAGAGAAATCAATAG
- the LOC106083744 gene encoding exosome complex component RRP42 produces the protein MANVALSEAEKTFILHGVEEDFRCDGRSRRDYRPMELECEMVNNASGSARLRLANTDILVGVKCEIDTPSSMHPHHGKIEFFVDCSANATPEFEGRGGEDLALELADTLANAYESPLAFDLKSLCILPGQHCWKLYVDILILECGGNLFDAVSLAAKAALFNTRIPKVTAAVMDAGEADLLISDDPYNCTRVQIDNIPILVTVCKIGDCCVVDPSAEEEQCSTASLVVAVSKRNDKCYVSHTHTVGGGSLHKDTMYKCLHLGVTAGEHLNEALEKALRLEESKLGGKRKETVGFLK, from the exons ATGGCAAATGTTGCTTTAAGTGAAGCAGAAAAGACGTTCATTTTGCACGGTGTGGAG GAAGATTTTCGCTGTGATGGCCGTTCCCGCCGTGATTATAGACCCATGGAATTGGAATGTGAAATGGTTAACAATGCCAGTGGTTCGGCAAGATTACGATTAGCAAACACAGATATTCTGGTAGGAGTGAAATGTGAAATTGACACGCCGTCATCGATGCACCCGCATCATgggaaaatcgaattttttgtAGACTG tTCAGCAAATGCCACTCCCGAATTTGAGGGTAGAGGAGGTGAAGATTTAGCCCTGGAATTGGCTGATACATTGGCCAATGCTTATGAATCTCCTTTGGCATTTGACTTAAAATCTTTATGCATTCTTCCGGGACAACATTGCTGGAAGTTATATGTGGatattttg ATTTTGGAATGTGGCGGTAATCTCTTTGATGCCGTCTCATTGGCGGCCAAAGCTGCTCTATTCAACACTAGAATACCTAAAGTGACTGCAGCCGTTATGGATGCTGGAGAGGCAGATTTACTGATTTCCGATGATCCCTACAATTGTACACGCGTACAAATTGACAATATACCCATATTAGTTACAGTTTGTAAAATAGGCGATTGTTGTGTTGTAGATCCGTCGGCAGAGGAAGAGCAGTGTAGCACCGCAAGTTTAGTGGTGGCTGTTTCCAAAAGAAACGACAAAT gTTATGTATCCCATACCCATACGGTCGGCGGTGGCTCATTGCACAAAGACACCATGTATAAATGTTTACATTTGGGAGTTACAGCTGGTGAACATCTCAATGAAGCTTTGGAAAAGGCCTTGCGTTTGGAGGAATCCAAGTTGGGgggcaaaagaaaagaaactgTGGGATTTTTAAAATAG